The genomic region GCACACTCGCATTACAAACGTGTTCCAAATTACAGAGATCTTACCCCAAAAGAAGAATGGGACTTATTGGAAAAAGGGCTTAATAGGGTAACCGACACTTGTATCCCAGAAGAGGAGGCATTTAGAAGGTTACAAAAGCATATTTTTAAACTGTGGAAAGATGCAGAAGCTAAAGGCGAACGTTATTTTCCGCATGAATTTATGTATAAAATGTTGCTTTCGGGAGTTTTGGAAGAGTATTACGAAATCGACCTTAAAGATTCTTGGATGTACGCTGCTGCCGAAAAGAATTTACCAATTGTAGTTCCAGGATGGGAAGACAGTACTATGGGGAACATTTTTGCTTCCTATGTAATGAAGGGGGAATTAAAGGCCTCTACGGTAAAAAGCGGGATTGAGTACATGGGGTATTTAGCAAATTGGTATACTAAAAATTCGGAAAACGGAGTTGGTTTCTTCCAAATAGGAGGAGGAATTGCTGGAGATTTCCCGATTTGTGTGGTACCCATGTTATACCAAGATATGGAAATGGAAGACACTCCTTTTTGGAGCTATTTCTGTCAGATTTCTGATTCCACTACGAGTTACGGTTCGTATTCTGGAGCGGTTCCAAATGAAAAAATTACATGGGGTAAATTGGATATCGAAACTCCCAAATTCATCATTGAATCTGATGCCACCATTGTGGCTCCATTAATTTTTGCATATTTATTGGATATGTAATTGCAGAAAAAAAATATTCATATATATTTAATCTATCAAACTGAATCCCTCAGATGAAAGTCTGATAAGCAAAGTTAAAACTGACAATAATTATCAACTATATGAGACGTGTAATAGTAGATTACAAAAAATTAACGAACGAAATTCTTACGATGCTCGTAGAGAAATATCCTGATGGCTATGGCGATGACGACATCATAAAGTTTAAAAATGCCAATAGTGAAACGGTTGAAGCTGTAGAAGTGAGAACCGAAGACACTATTTACTTGGTAAAAGTGAGCACGCGTTTGGCCAATACCATGGAAAACTTTGACGAAGAAGACGACGATTTCGATAATAATGAAGATATAAACTCTGAAAATCTTGAGATTCCAGAAGACGAAGACCAAGAAGATGACGATTAGGCAAACTAATTGAGAACTATCTACCCTAGAATTGCAAATACGAAGCAATTTGGGATGGAAATATTTTTCAAAACATTTTCCATTTCCTTTAGGACTGAATAGTTTGAAGTAAAGCCACTATTTATCGAACTAATTTCATAAAAAATAGCTGTTCAAGATGTACATCTCGAACAGCTATTTTTATAAATTATCTACTATTTTTTAACTCTTAGGCATGTTGATGTTCATGCTTTCCTTCTTTAATCTCTTCGATCAACTTACTATTAAAAGCTGGTAAATCGTTAGGATTTCTACTGGTTACCAAAGCTTCATCTACCACAACTTCCTTATCAACCCAATTAACACCTGCATTTTCCAAATCTTTTCTAATCGAAGGATATGAAGTCATAGTTCTACCTTCAACTACATTGGCATTAATCAAACTCCAAGGTCCGTGGCAAATAGCCGCTACCGGTTTACCTTGTTTAAAGAAATCACGAATGAACTGTAGCGCTTTTTCGTTGGTTCTAAGATTATCGGGATTCATTACACCACCTGGCAGTACCAAGGCATTATAATTTTTTGCCAACCCCTCCTCTACTGTTAGGGTAACATTAAAAGATTCTCCCCAGTTTCCATCTTTCCAAGATTTAATAGATCCCGGTTTTAAACTTACTATATCTGCTTGCCATCCTTCATTCTCAATGGCTTCTTTGGGAGAAGTTAATTCTGATTCTTCAAATCCGTTTGTTGCTAAAATTGCTATCTTTTTCATAATATTCTATTTTTAATAGTTCTTACTTAAGATAGTCATTAAACAATGGAATCTTTGTTAGCGAACTTATAAAACCTCCTTATTATTATGTTAATCCTTTAATAAAGGCAGGTATTTATCCTTCAGAATGGTTTCATGGTGTTTTTGATGTCCACAAATTAAAAATCCGGCCGCTTTAACTGTCATTTTATTGCCCTCTATAACTCCTGAATTTTCAAAAACATTGGTTTGAAAAGAAGAAAACAAAGAAATAGAACTCCCCCGTACCGATTTAAACTCTTCAATTAAACTTGCTTTTGAACGAATTGCTGCCGCTGAATTGGATACGTAAACGTCTTGATCGAACCCTTTCAAAACACAGCCGTTATTTCTAGCAAAAGTAAACGCCCGGTATTGAAACACCCTTTCTGTATCTATAATATGCAATAGCAATTCTTTTATGGTCCATTTTCCTTCCGCATAGGAAAAGTCGAAATTTGCATCGTTCAATTGTTCCAAAATTGCTACAAATGCATTGCTTCGTTCTACCATTTCAGGTACCATCTCGACATTCCCGAGGGTTTTGATATATGTATGGTAGTAGTTATTATATTCGTTGGGCTTTAATTCAGAAATATTCATCGTTTGTAAAGTTTTAAATGCATACGAATTTAACAACGCTAATTTATTTATCGTGTTTGTATTGTTATTTTTTTTCATAATATTGCAAGCAACGTGATTAACCTATGCATAAATAAAAGGTTCAACTTTAACCAATCCATAAAAAAAAATAGAATTTAACCCTAGACCCGTTAATGTTGAAACCAAAGTCTATATATTTTATACTGCTCGCTTTTTTTGGTGTTCAAGTGTTGCAATCCCAAAGCAGCCAGAAAATAGATGCTACCTTGTTGGCTGAAGAACATATGATCCAGATTCAACAAGAAATAGTTTATCATAATACCTCAAAAGACACTCTTGATGTTTTTTATTTATACGATTGGAATCATGCTTACTCCAACAAAAGTACGGCTCTAGCTACCCGTTTTGCAGAAGAATTTAATAAAAGCCTGCATTTGGCTAAAGAAGAAGATCGTGGAGAAACCACTATTTATTCCCTTAACGACAAAAATTTCAATACTGTAGAATGGGAGCGTATTCAGGGTGGAGACATCATTAAAGTCAATCCCAAAACCTCCGTCTTTCCCGGGGAAAATTATACTTTAAAATTATCGTATAAAGTTAAACTGCCTAATGCTCAATTTACCGATTATGGCTTTACGGAAGAAAACGATTTCAGTTTAAAATATTGGTACATAACCCCCGCTATTTACCATAACGGATGGGAATTATACAGCAATAAAAACCTAAACGATCTAAACTCCCTAAACACATCGATGGAGGTAAGTTTTACTTATCCAAAAGAATATTATTTTGTCACCGATTTTGATGTGGTAGAAAGCACGGTTGATAAAGACCAGAAAACAACAGTGATTTTTGGTGAAAACCGGGGGGATTTAAGACTCTCCCTAAAAAAAGTAAACGACTTTACCGTTTATAAAAACGACAAACTGGAACTCATCACCAATATTGAGAGCAAATCCTTAAACGGTGTCACTAAATCGCTTTCCGTAGAAAGGGTTGTTCAGTTTATCGATAGTGCTTTAGGGGATTACCCCCATAAAAAGCTTTTAATTACAGAACAGGATTATAAGCACAATCCTCTTTACGGACTCAACCAATTACCTTCTTTTTTACGACCTTTCCCAGAAGAGTTTCAATATGAATTAAAGGTGCTTAAAACGGCCCTACACACCTATTTAAACAATACGATTTATTTAGATAACCGAAAAGAAAATTGGGTAAAGGATGGTATAGAAACCTATCTTTTAATGAAGTATGTGGACAACTTCTACAAGGACATGAAATTGTTGGGTAAACTATCGAATATCTGGGGGGTACGTTCTTTCCATCTCGCACAAATGAATTTTAACGACCAGTATCCTTATTTGTATATGTTAATGGCCCGCACTTATTCAGATCAGCCCTTAACCACTCCTAGGGATTCCCTGATCAAGTTTAACGAACGTATAGCCAATAAATATAAATCTGGCGTTGGATTGGCATATTTAGATAGCTACCTTGGCCAAGATTATATTGATAAAAAGATTAAGGATTTTTATGCTGAAAACATTTCCCAGACCACGCATCGGGAAGATTTTGAGAGCTTATTAAAAGAAGATGCCCCCAAAAATATTGATTGGTTTTTTAATACCTATGTGGATACCAACAAAAAAATTGACTTCAAAATAAAAAAATTCAATAAAACTGAAGATTCCATAGAGGTCACTATCAAAAACAAAAGAAATACCAACGTTCCCATTACCATATACGGTATTGACAGGAACGACTCTATTTTATTTAAGAATTGGTATACCGATATCACCAAAACTGAGACCGTAACAGTCCCTCGAAAAGATGTAAAACGGCTGGTTTTAAACTATGATAGGGTGATTCCGGAATTCAATGAAAGGGACAATTGGAAATCGGTAAACGGCTTTTTATCGACCAATCGAAAATTGAGGTTTCAATTTTTTAAGGATACAGAAGACCCCTATTACAATCAAATATTTTACGTACCGGTATTTCGTTTTAATATTTACGATGGTATAACTCCAGGATTGAGGTTATACAACAAAACGTTTTTAGCTAAACCTTTTGTTTACGATCTTCAACCCTCCTATGCTTTTGGAGAAAATGCATTGGTAGGTTCTGGATCTTTACGTTTCAGAAAATACGTAAACCACGATAATATGTATCTAATCGATGCTTTTATTGCTGGTTCTTCTTATCATTACGCAGATGGACTAAGATACAGTACCATAACCCCTTCCCTAACCTTTCGGTTTAGAAACGACGATTTAAGATCTAACGAAAGAGAGCTTCTAAACATTCGTTTTGTAAATGTTATTCGGGACTTTTCACCCACCATCGATACCGATCCAGATTACAGCGTACTCGATATTCGCTATGCTTATGGTAACAACGGAATTATAAATTACAAATCTTGGTTTACCGATGTACAAATAGCTAGCGATTTTGCCAAGGTATCTTTTAATTGGGAATATAGAAAGCTATTCCAAAGCAATAGACAGTTTAACTTGCGCTTTTTTGCAGGAAAATTTATCTACAACCAAACCAATTCTGATTATTTTAGTTATGCGCTAGATAGACCCACGGATTATCTTTTTGATTACGATTACCTAGGTAGATCTGAAGATTCTGGTATTTTTAGTCAACAACTTATCATTGCTGAAGGTGGCTTTAAATCGAAATTGAACAATCCCTTTGCCAACGACTGGATGATTACCTCCAATGCCAGTTTTAACATTTGGCGATGGATAGAACTGTATGGCGATGTAGGTATGATTCGGAATAAAAATGAAGATGCCCGCTTTGTCTACGACTCTGGAATTAGGCTAAACTTAGTAACCGATTATTTCGAATTGTACTTCCCTATTTACTCTAACAACGGTTGGGAAATTGCACAACCGCAGTACGACGAAAAGATAAGGTTTATCATCACCCTTAGTCCGAGAACCTTAACCGGCCTCTTCACCAGAAAATGGTTTTAAAATAATATTTCTTCCTAAGCTCATTGTTTGCCCCAAAAATAACGTTGAAAAATCGAAATTTCCATCTTTTTTGAAATCTACTTTCTTTTATTTCTTTCCTTAAAAACATTAATAAAAAAGCAATCAAAGCATTAAAAACCGAAGTTTCTTTAAAGTAAATTCAATTTTAACATTTTATATTGAAATATTATCATTTTGTAAGGCTTTTTTTTAATTGCAAAAACCATTCTTTTTAGCTATTTTTGCTAGCGTCTCATAAAAAATTCTATGCAAACAAAACCAGAAACAAAACAAGATATTTCCTTTGAAGATTTCAAGAATCAAATACTTAATGATTATAAAATTGCTGTAACCAGTAGAGAATGTAGTTTATTAGGACGGAGGGAAGTTTTAACTGGAAAAGCAAAATTTGGAATTTTTGGGGATGGTAAAGAAGTTCCTCAACTGGCCATGGCCAAAGCATTCCAAAATGGCGATTTTAGAAGTGGTTATTACCGTGACCAAACTTTTATGATGGCTATCGGGGAATTGAGCATTAAAAACTTCTTTGCCGGACTTTACGCCCATACCGATATTGAAAAGGAGCCTATGAGCGCCGGGAGGCAAATGGGAGGACATTTCTTAACACAAAGCAATAACCCAGATGGTTCTTGGGTAGATCTTACCAAACAAAAGAACAGCAGTTCTGACATCTCCCCTACTGGAGGTCAAATGGCTCGTTTACTAGGTTTGGCACAAGCTTCCAAAATTTATAGGGAGGTTGACGAAACCAAAAAAGAAGGATTTTCGGTTAAAGGAAATGAAGTTGCTTGGGGTACTATTGGAAATGCCAGCACCAGCGAAGGAATTTTCTTTGAGACCTTGAATGCAGCTGGTGTTATGCAAGTTCCCATGGTAATTAGCATTTGGGATGACGAGTATGGTATTTCTGTTCATGCCAAACACCAAACTACCAAAGAAAACATATCTGAAATTCTTAAAGGATTTCAGCGTACCGAAACCGAAAACGGATTCGAAATAATTGTCGTAAACGGTTGGGATTATCCAGCTCTTATTGAAGCTTTTACAAAAGCGGGGAAAATAGCTCGCGACGAGCATGTTCCCGTTTTATTGCACGTTGTAGAGCTTACACAACCGCAGGGACACTCTACTTCTGGTTCTCATGAACGTTACAAAACTGAAGACCGACTTAAATGGGAAAAAGAATTCGATTGTAATTTAAAATTCAGGGAGTGGATCATTCAAAATGATTTTGCAACGGATGAAGAGCTTAATCAACTTGAAAAGAAAATTAAGAAAGAAGTACGCGACGGTAAAAAAGAGGCATGGAGCGAATTTCTGGCACCTATAAAAACAGAGAAGAAAAAGGTAGTTGCACTGCTGAACGAATTAGCAAATTCCAGCGCCAATAAAAGCTTTATCAACCGTCTTAAAAATGATTTAATTTCTGTTGATGAGCCTGTTAAGAGAAATGTTATTTCCACTGCTAGAAAAGCATTGCGCTATGTAACCAAAGAAAATAGCCAAGCGAAAGAAGACCTTATTGCATGGATTGATTCTTTTTATACCCGTACCGAACCGGAATACAGTTCTCATCTTTACAGCGAAACTAAAAGCAACGCTACCAATATTGCCGAAGTTCTACCAGAATTTAAAGAAGACACCGAAATGGTGGACGGGAGAATTGTTCTGCGTGATAATTTTGATAAACTTTTTGCAAAATATCCTAATTCCCTCATTTTTGGTGAGGATAGCGGTAATATTGGGGATGTTAATCAAGGATTGGAAGGACTTCAAAAAAAATATGGAGAGTTACGTGTAGCCGATGTAGGTATTCGTGAAGCATCCATCATCGGTCAAGGAATTGGAATGGCATTGCGAGGATTACGCCCTATTGCAGAAATACAGTACTTAGACTACATTTTATACGCCCTTTATGTATTAAGCGATGATTTGGCTTCCCTGCTATATAGAACGGTTGGAAAGCAAAAAGCACCGCTGATTGTAAGAACACGTGGTCACCGTTTGGAAGGGATTTGGCATGCGGGCTCCCAAATGGGAGGTCTTATACATCTCCTCAGGGGAATGTATATTCTAACACCAAGAAACATGACCAAAGCAGCTGGTTTCTACAATACACTAATGGAAAGTGATGAGCCTGCCCTTGTTATAGAAAGTTTAAACGGTTACCGATTAAAAGAAAAACTACCCGCAAACTTGGGTGAGATAAAAACTCCTATAGGGGTTGTGGAAACTGTAAAAGAGGGTACCGATATTACCTTGGTTTCTTATGGTTCTACTCTTCGAATTGTAGAGCAGGTAGCAAAAGAACTCTTGGAAGTTAATATCGATGTGGAAATTATCGATGCACAAACCTTGTTGCCTTTTGATATTAATCACGATACAGTGAAGAGCCTGAAAAAAACAAATCGCTTGTTGGTTATAGACGAAGATGTTCCAGGAGGCTGCTCAGCGTATCTTTTGCAGGAAATCGTAGAAAATCAAAACGGTTATATCTATCTAGACAGTGCTCCACAAACATTAACTGCAAAAGCGCATAGGCCAGCCTACGCCAGTGATGGAGATTATTTTTCCAAACCAAATGCTGAAGATATTTTTGAAAAGGTATATGCCATTATGCACGAAGCCAATCCTAACGAATATCCTAAATTAAAGTAAGGATTTCTAAATATTCTATTTTTATTTATTGTGGTTGATTGATTTCGTTTATCAGCTGCCTATATCCTTGAGAAAGATTGGTTCCGGTTAAATCTAGTTTATTCGTTATCCATTGAATTAGGCATTACAATACTGTTTGCTGAAATTTGTTTAACTGAAAAGTATGATAAAAAATTTTGGCGCATTTTTAAATGAAGTAATTAGTAGCGCTGAATGAAGAATTTTTAGTTCAATGAAATTCCTTCATTAACTAAACCAAATTTTTGTTTATAATATTTTGCTCTAGAACCATCCCGAATACCTGTTGCTTTTCAGTTTTAATACCAACTATTTACTGATAGTTTCAATACTCCACATTCCCAAGATAAGGCACATCTCTATTTATGTTTACAAAGCAGTTTAGCATAGTTTGCTCTATGCTTCCAATAATTCATATAAAAATCAAAAGAATGCCGCAATTAATTTCCAATTCCATTCTTTTTTCATCTTAAATTTGTTCTAAAAGCGATAACTTGCATATAACTTAATTTTTTCAGCAAGAACAGTAAAACTTAAAGAATATATGGCCAAAATAATAGTCTCTTTTGCGAGAATTATTGTCGGATTTCTATTTGTTATAAGCGGACTCATAAAACTTAATGATCCGGTAGGATTTTCATTTAAACTTGAAGAATATTTTAGTCCGAGTGTTTTAAATTTAGAATTTCTATCCCCGCATGCACTTGGTATAGCTATTTTCGTAGTGATCTTTGAGACTGTTCTAGGAGTCATGCTTTTACTCGGCTACAAACGTAAATTCACTGTTTGGAGCCTCTTATTAATGATTATCTTTTTTACTTTTTTGACGTTCTATTCGGCTTATTTTAACAAGGTAACCGATTGTGGATGCTTTGGGGATGCCATAAAACTAACTCCGTGGGAATCTTTTTTTAAAGACGTGATCCTTCTCCTACTTATTTTGATCCTGTTTTTCAAAAGAAAATATATTTCTAAATTTAGTTTTGCCGGCATCGGTACTTTTGTAGCTCTTATTCTTTGCATTGGGTATGTTTATTATGTTTACAATCATTTACCTGTAGTAGACTTTCGGCCTTATAAAATTGGTGCCAACATCCCTGCAGGTATGGAAATCCCGGAAGATGCACCACAGGCCGTTTACGAATATCAATGGAAATTCAACATAGATGGAAATGAAAAAGTAATTACCACCACAGGAGATTATCCTAAAGTGGACGGTGAATTTATCGGGGTGGAAACTGAATTACTGCAGAAAGGATATGAACCTCCTATTCATGATTTTACCATGGAACTCGATGGAACCGATTATACTGAAGAAATTATGAATCGTGATCGGGTTTTGGTGATCGTTTCAAGAAATATTGAAGAAGCCAATGAGGAAGGACTGGAAAAAATGGAATCTATACTTAAAGAAGCTAAAGAAAATGATATTTCCGTAATCGGACTTTCTGCTTCCAGTAGCGAGCAATTGGCACCATATAAACAAAAATATAATTTAGATATCGATTTTTATTTTTGCGATCTTACTACGGTTAAAACCATTGTTCGTTCTAACCCTGCATTGTTGGAACTGCAAAATGGCACTATTACACAGAAACTTCATTTTAATGATGTAGAAGAATTGAAGTTTAATAAATAACTTTTTAATCCTTAATTGTAAGAAGATGTTAAGTTCTTCCTTTAGGATAAAGGATTTTGATATTTTTGTAAGGAAGTTATATCAACATACAACCAAATAATTAAAACAACAGAATGAGAAAGAAAATTGTTGCCGGAAATTGGAAAATGAATAAAGACCTTGCCGAGACGCAAGCACTAATTAGCGATTTAAAAAAGAGCTTACCGGCTACAGATGCCGAAGTTAAAATAGCACCCACTTTTACAAGCCTTTATGCTGCTTTTCAAGCTTTAAAAGATAGTCCTATAGAAGTAGTAGCTCAAAATATGCATCAAGAGGCAAATGGGGCCTATACTGGGGAAATTTCTGCTAGCATGATTAAAAGTGTGGGCGTTAATTCTGTAATTTTAGGACACTCCGAGCGCAGGGCTTATTTTGGGGAAGACGATGCTTTACTTGCCAAAAAAGTAGATACCGCTATTGAAAATGAAATGGAAGTAATATTTTGCTTTGGAGAAGAGCTGGACGACCGTAAATCCGGTAACCATTTTAAGTTGGTTGAAAGTCAGCTAAAAAATGCCCTTTTTCATTTAAAGGCAGATGCTTGGAAAAATATTATCTTGGCTTACGAGCCGGTATGGGCTATTGGTACCGGAGAAACTGCAAGCCCAGAGCAAGCACAAGAAATGCATGAGTTTATAAGAAAAACCATCGCAGAAAACTATAATCAAGACCTTGCGGACAGTATTTCTATACTTTACGGAGGTAGTGTAAAACCGGCCAACGCAGAAGAAATTTTTTCTAAACCCGATGTAGATGGTGGACTTATTGGAGGAGCTTCTTTAAAAGCGGAAGATTTTATTGGTATTGTAAAAGCAATCTAAAATATCGAACCTATTTAAAAAAGTCGAAGTTTTGTATCGCACATACAATTTTCGGCTTTTTTTGTTTTAATTAAAAAATATAAAAATGGATCAAATATATCTGGAGTATACTTTTAATGTAAGTCCCATAGACCCCGGTAACGATATTCTAATTGCCGAGTTGGGTTATGCTGGTTTCGAAAGTTTTGTGGAAAATGAAGAAGGACTTATAGCGTACATTCAGAAAGAAGAGTGGCACAAAAACGTTCTAAACGACATCCAGATATTAACCAATGAAAACTTCGATATTTCTTTTGAATACAAGGAAATCGAGCAACAGAATTGGAATGCAGAATGGGAAAAGAATTTTCATCCTATTGAAGTGGACGGCATGTGTACCGTAAGGGCTCCATTTCACGAAGTTCCCAATACCAAATACGATATTATTATAGAACCTAAAATGAGTTTTGGAACGGGACACCACGAAACTACCCATATGATGATTCAGTTTTTGCTGAAAGAAGATCTTAAAGATAAAAAGGTTTTAGATATGGGGTGTGGTACAGGTGTGCTGGCCATTCTAGCAGAAAAAGAGGGAGCCAAGGCCATTGATGCTATTGATATCGACAATTGGTGTTTTGTAAATTCCATTGAAAATACAGAAAGGAACAATTGTAGTAACATTACCGTTTTAGAAGGAGACGCTTCTTTACTGAAAAATAAAAATTACGATGTTATTATCGCCAACATAAATAGAAACATTCTTTTAAACGATATTCCAACTTATATTAAATGTTTAAATGAAGGGGGAACCCTTCTTCTAAGTGGATTTTACAAAGAAGACATTCCTCAGATTCGTGAAAAATGCGAAGAGTTTTCGTTAAAATTTATTGAAAATTTGGAAAAGAACCATTGGGTTGCTGTAAAATTTTTAAATTAGCACAAAATACTGAATATGAGTACAAAAGAAAAAATTTCAGAAGAATTATTACTAGAAGAAGAGGTATTAAAGCAGAATGAAATTGTACTTTATAATGATGAAGTAAATACCTTCGACTATGTTATAGATATGTTAGTAGATACCTGCGATCATACCCCCGAACAGGCCGAACAATGTTCTATAATTGTACATTATAAAGGTAAATGTACTGTAAAAACTGGAGATTACGACGATTTAAAACCACGTTGCTCTAAGTTATTGCAGGCAGGTTTAAGTGCAGAGATAGTATAACCTTTAGTTCTAATGATTTGTATTAATGCCCAATATTTTATAGATAAGGCTAAAACGGAACAAACAGGAAACTAAAATTACAATGGCAAATACCAAAAATATAACTCCTACCAAGCCTTGTAGTATCTGAAAGTAAAATAATACGGCGATGAGAAAAGCAATAACTACTCGTATAAGCCTGTCTTTATTTCCTATGTTTTTCTTCAAAATAAAAGTTTTTTTCAAAAATATATTAAAAACAACAAATCCCTAAAATTTTAGGGATTTGTTGTTTTAAGACAGATTGCTTTTGTACGCTATCTTTAAGAATTCGGACAAGAAAAGTTTGTTTTTGGAAGCTTTGTTTTCTTCAATGCTCCATAGCCCCCTTTTATATCCACTAAATCTTCAAACCCTCGAGCTTTAAGAATAGATGCGGCAATTGCAG from Galbibacter sp. BG1 harbors:
- a CDS encoding deoxyhypusine synthase family protein is translated as MTKSKGAISNFIEKYYLHFNAAALVDAAKGYEAQLENGAKMMVTLAGAMSTGELGKIFAEMIRQDKVQIISCTGANLEEDIMNLVAHSHYKRVPNYRDLTPKEEWDLLEKGLNRVTDTCIPEEEAFRRLQKHIFKLWKDAEAKGERYFPHEFMYKMLLSGVLEEYYEIDLKDSWMYAAAEKNLPIVVPGWEDSTMGNIFASYVMKGELKASTVKSGIEYMGYLANWYTKNSENGVGFFQIGGGIAGDFPICVVPMLYQDMEMEDTPFWSYFCQISDSTTSYGSYSGAVPNEKITWGKLDIETPKFIIESDATIVAPLIFAYLLDM
- a CDS encoding type 1 glutamine amidotransferase domain-containing protein, with the protein product MKKIAILATNGFEESELTSPKEAIENEGWQADIVSLKPGSIKSWKDGNWGESFNVTLTVEEGLAKNYNALVLPGGVMNPDNLRTNEKALQFIRDFFKQGKPVAAICHGPWSLINANVVEGRTMTSYPSIRKDLENAGVNWVDKEVVVDEALVTSRNPNDLPAFNSKLIEEIKEGKHEHQHA
- a CDS encoding DinB family protein, whose translation is MNISELKPNEYNNYYHTYIKTLGNVEMVPEMVERSNAFVAILEQLNDANFDFSYAEGKWTIKELLLHIIDTERVFQYRAFTFARNNGCVLKGFDQDVYVSNSAAAIRSKASLIEEFKSVRGSSISLFSSFQTNVFENSGVIEGNKMTVKAAGFLICGHQKHHETILKDKYLPLLKD
- a CDS encoding metalloprotease, with the translated sequence MLKPKSIYFILLAFFGVQVLQSQSSQKIDATLLAEEHMIQIQQEIVYHNTSKDTLDVFYLYDWNHAYSNKSTALATRFAEEFNKSLHLAKEEDRGETTIYSLNDKNFNTVEWERIQGGDIIKVNPKTSVFPGENYTLKLSYKVKLPNAQFTDYGFTEENDFSLKYWYITPAIYHNGWELYSNKNLNDLNSLNTSMEVSFTYPKEYYFVTDFDVVESTVDKDQKTTVIFGENRGDLRLSLKKVNDFTVYKNDKLELITNIESKSLNGVTKSLSVERVVQFIDSALGDYPHKKLLITEQDYKHNPLYGLNQLPSFLRPFPEEFQYELKVLKTALHTYLNNTIYLDNRKENWVKDGIETYLLMKYVDNFYKDMKLLGKLSNIWGVRSFHLAQMNFNDQYPYLYMLMARTYSDQPLTTPRDSLIKFNERIANKYKSGVGLAYLDSYLGQDYIDKKIKDFYAENISQTTHREDFESLLKEDAPKNIDWFFNTYVDTNKKIDFKIKKFNKTEDSIEVTIKNKRNTNVPITIYGIDRNDSILFKNWYTDITKTETVTVPRKDVKRLVLNYDRVIPEFNERDNWKSVNGFLSTNRKLRFQFFKDTEDPYYNQIFYVPVFRFNIYDGITPGLRLYNKTFLAKPFVYDLQPSYAFGENALVGSGSLRFRKYVNHDNMYLIDAFIAGSSYHYADGLRYSTITPSLTFRFRNDDLRSNERELLNIRFVNVIRDFSPTIDTDPDYSVLDIRYAYGNNGIINYKSWFTDVQIASDFAKVSFNWEYRKLFQSNRQFNLRFFAGKFIYNQTNSDYFSYALDRPTDYLFDYDYLGRSEDSGIFSQQLIIAEGGFKSKLNNPFANDWMITSNASFNIWRWIELYGDVGMIRNKNEDARFVYDSGIRLNLVTDYFELYFPIYSNNGWEIAQPQYDEKIRFIITLSPRTLTGLFTRKWF
- a CDS encoding thiamine pyrophosphate-dependent enzyme — encoded protein: MQTKPETKQDISFEDFKNQILNDYKIAVTSRECSLLGRREVLTGKAKFGIFGDGKEVPQLAMAKAFQNGDFRSGYYRDQTFMMAIGELSIKNFFAGLYAHTDIEKEPMSAGRQMGGHFLTQSNNPDGSWVDLTKQKNSSSDISPTGGQMARLLGLAQASKIYREVDETKKEGFSVKGNEVAWGTIGNASTSEGIFFETLNAAGVMQVPMVISIWDDEYGISVHAKHQTTKENISEILKGFQRTETENGFEIIVVNGWDYPALIEAFTKAGKIARDEHVPVLLHVVELTQPQGHSTSGSHERYKTEDRLKWEKEFDCNLKFREWIIQNDFATDEELNQLEKKIKKEVRDGKKEAWSEFLAPIKTEKKKVVALLNELANSSANKSFINRLKNDLISVDEPVKRNVISTARKALRYVTKENSQAKEDLIAWIDSFYTRTEPEYSSHLYSETKSNATNIAEVLPEFKEDTEMVDGRIVLRDNFDKLFAKYPNSLIFGEDSGNIGDVNQGLEGLQKKYGELRVADVGIREASIIGQGIGMALRGLRPIAEIQYLDYILYALYVLSDDLASLLYRTVGKQKAPLIVRTRGHRLEGIWHAGSQMGGLIHLLRGMYILTPRNMTKAAGFYNTLMESDEPALVIESLNGYRLKEKLPANLGEIKTPIGVVETVKEGTDITLVSYGSTLRIVEQVAKELLEVNIDVEIIDAQTLLPFDINHDTVKSLKKTNRLLVIDEDVPGGCSAYLLQEIVENQNGYIYLDSAPQTLTAKAHRPAYASDGDYFSKPNAEDIFEKVYAIMHEANPNEYPKLK
- a CDS encoding BT_3928 family protein — protein: MAKIIVSFARIIVGFLFVISGLIKLNDPVGFSFKLEEYFSPSVLNLEFLSPHALGIAIFVVIFETVLGVMLLLGYKRKFTVWSLLLMIIFFTFLTFYSAYFNKVTDCGCFGDAIKLTPWESFFKDVILLLLILILFFKRKYISKFSFAGIGTFVALILCIGYVYYVYNHLPVVDFRPYKIGANIPAGMEIPEDAPQAVYEYQWKFNIDGNEKVITTTGDYPKVDGEFIGVETELLQKGYEPPIHDFTMELDGTDYTEEIMNRDRVLVIVSRNIEEANEEGLEKMESILKEAKENDISVIGLSASSSEQLAPYKQKYNLDIDFYFCDLTTVKTIVRSNPALLELQNGTITQKLHFNDVEELKFNK
- the tpiA gene encoding triose-phosphate isomerase, giving the protein MRKKIVAGNWKMNKDLAETQALISDLKKSLPATDAEVKIAPTFTSLYAAFQALKDSPIEVVAQNMHQEANGAYTGEISASMIKSVGVNSVILGHSERRAYFGEDDALLAKKVDTAIENEMEVIFCFGEELDDRKSGNHFKLVESQLKNALFHLKADAWKNIILAYEPVWAIGTGETASPEQAQEMHEFIRKTIAENYNQDLADSISILYGGSVKPANAEEIFSKPDVDGGLIGGASLKAEDFIGIVKAI